From a region of the Chlorocebus sabaeus isolate Y175 chromosome 23, mChlSab1.0.hap1, whole genome shotgun sequence genome:
- the NUDCD2 gene encoding nudC domain-containing protein 2 produces the protein MSAPFEERSGVVPCGTPWGQWYQTLEEVFIEVQVPPGTRAQDIQCGLQSRHVALSVGGREILKGKLFDSTIADEGTWTLEDRKMVRIVLTKTKRDAANCWTSLLESEYAADPWVQDQMQRKLTLERFQKENPGFDFSGAEISGNYTKGGPDFSNLEK, from the exons ATGTCGGCCCCGTTTGAGGAGCGGAGTGGGGTAGTTCCGTGCGGGACCCCGTGGGGCCAGTGGTACCAGACCCTGGAGGAGGTGTTCATTGAAGTTCAGGTGCCTCCAGGCACGCGCGCCCAGGATATCCAGTGCGGCCTGCAGAGCCGGCACGTGGCGCTGTCGGTGGGCGGCCGCGAGATCCTCAAG gGCAAACTCTTTGATTCTACAATAGCTGATGAGGGCACATGGACTTTGG agGATAGAAAAATGGTTCGTATTGTTCtcacaaagacaaagagagatgcAGCAAATTGTTGGACTTCTCTACTAGAATCTGAATATGCAGCGGATCCTTGGGTACAAGACCAAATGCAGAGAAAGCTTACGTTAGAGAGATTCCAAAAAGAA aaTCCTGGTTTTGACTTCAGTGGAGCAGAAATCTCAGGAAACTACACTAAAGGTGGACCAGATTTCTCAAACCTTGAGaaataa
- the CCNG1 gene encoding cyclin-G1, protein MIEVLTTTDSQKLLHQLNALLEQESRCQPKVCGLRLIESAHDNGLRMTARLRDFEVKDLLSLTQFFGFDTETFSLAVNLLDRFLSKMKVQPKHLGCVGLSCFYLAVKSIEEERNVPLATDLIRISQYRFTVSDLMRMEKIVLEKVCWKVKATTAFQFLQLYYSLLQENLPLERRNSINFERLEAQLKACHCRIIFSKAKPSVLALSIIALEIQAQKCIELTEGVECLQKHSKINGRDLTFWQELVSKCLTEYSSNKCSKPNVQKLKWIVSGRTALKWSLNWIITAPKNFGEAFLHNLVLWIP, encoded by the exons atGATAGAGGTACTGACAACAACTGACTCTCAGAAACTGCTACACCAGCTGAATGCCCTGTTGGAACAGGAGTCTAGATGTCAGCCAAAGGTCTGTGGCTTGAGACTAATTGAGTCTGCACATGATAATGGCCTCAGAATGACTGCAAGACTAAGGGACTTTGAAGTAAAAGATCTTCTTAGTCTAACTCAGTTCTTTGGCTTCGACACAGAGACATTTTCTCTAGCTGTGAATTTACTGGACAGATTCCTGTCTAAAATGAAG gtaCAGCCCAAGCACCTTGGGTGTGTTGGACTGAGCTGCTTCTATCTGGCTGTAAAATCAATAGAAGAGGAAAGGAATGTCCCATTGGCAACTGACTTGATCCGAATAAGTCAATATAGGTTTACGGTTTCAGACTTGATGAGAATGGAAAAGATTGTATTGGAGAAGGTGTGTTGGAAAGTCAAAGCTACTACTGCCTTTCAATTTCTGCAACTGTATTATTCACTCCTTCAAGAGAACTTGCCACTTGAAAG gagaaatagcATTAATTTTGAAAGACTAGAAGCTCAACTTAAGGCATGTCATTGCAGGATCATATTTTCTAAAGcaaag CCTTCTGTGTTAGCATTGTCTATCATTGCATTAGAGATCCAAGCACAGAAGTGTATAGAGTTAACAGAAGGAGTAGAATGTCTTCAGAAACATTCCAAG ATAAATGGCAGAGATTTGACCTTCTGGCAAGAGCTTGTATCCAAGTGTTTAACTGAATATTCATCAAACAAGTGTTCCAAACCAAATGTTCAGAAGTTGAAATGGATTGTTTCTGGGCGTACTGC CCTGAAATGGTCCCTTAACTG gATTATTACAGCACCAAAAAACTTCGGTGAAgcctttctccacaaccttgttCTATGGATTCCATAA